The stretch of DNA gtgttccgtacaaattaaacttttttattttctataaatttagttttctgattttttttgtacttGTACAGACGATTTATTACAAGACTTGCCAAACGTtatagttctaggtcaacgggagGTATCCTATAAATTTGGATTCCCTTgagtgtcgaaatatacgttttttggggcataaacggccgtatctttttttatattaactaagaactttttttccttttgaggtacttacagaaccctaaaaaaacgtgAACGACATCTTAACTTGTAATTCACTAATAGCTATTAGTCATATTTGACGGACAGTTTTCAGTCAGTCAGTTCAGTTCAGTCTTTCCTTTTTTTTATCCGACTTCAAAAATGaggttttaaaattattatgcttTTTTTAAAAGTCAATAATTTATAGGTTTCCACTGTTTCTAATTTTGTTCTATTAGATCTGGCTTACATCTGGATATTCTGGatcataaaattaaaacaaaaaattaataatttgacaCTACTTTAAGGCTtgtagagtttgtgcggaaagagacgagtcgtggaatgtattggttcccataCAATTCAATACTCTTCCcatactcttctctttccgcacagactctatgccATATGGTATTTGGAGAATTGACAGGGGAAATCTATTATGTGCGCCATCTGTAAAAGGTTTCGACTAGCCAATcccattataaaaataaaataaatccgaATTGGCCAAAACACAGCTAATAGGCATAGCTATGATGTGGTGTGGACCAATTATTAAACAATTGCTATTGGAGCAAACACTACACAcattcattttatttacttaaatcatTGTTTCTGTTTCAGTTAAGGATGAGTAAACTTAAACCTGAGAATAAAGAAGAATACTTAGCCAAGAAGAGAGAGCAGGCAAAGTTATGGtaccaaaatattaaaaacaaccCAGAATTATATGCGGAATATCAAAGAAAAAATagacaaaaatatgaaaaaaggctGGCGCGAAAAAAAGTAGTCCCCATAAGTGGAATGACATCTATACAGCAAAGACAGCAGAGGAAGAAATGGAGGGAAGAATCAAAGAGAAGATATCAACGAAAGAAAGGCAAAAAAGAAAGAGATAAACAATCAGGGGCTGAAAATAGTTCACCAGAAGATGACAGTCACCCTGTTAATTTAATAGAAACCATATTACTACCTAACCCTGAGATTACCGAAGAAGATTTCACCATAAAGACACATTGTCAGGATCTAATCAACCAAGACATTGAAGATAATCCCGAATTCAATTTAGATTACCAAAGTAGACATGAAAATAATACAATGCACGAACATATTCCTACAATAGAAATGACATCTTGTCAGCAAAAAAATCAAACGGAGAAGATAGAAGGAAGAAAGGGAAGATTAGAAccagataaagataaaatagaAAACCTCAAACCTGAGAACACTGCAGAAGTTCTCACCATAAAGATGGTAAGTGAGGGCCTAAGCTACCAAAGTATCAATGACAATCCGGATTTAAATTTGAGTGATATTGGAAACCATGAAAGGAAAAAAGCGCAAGACAAAAATGTGCCCTCAATCGAAATAACATCTCATCAGCATCAAATACAAAGGGAGACGTTAAGAGATGAAGGGGAGTTTAACAGCGAAGAAGTTTTTTTCATAAAGACGGAAAGTAAGGGCCTAAATTACAGCATTAATAACAATACAGAATTGAATATGGATTATCAAGCTCAATATGAAAGGAACAAAGAGCAAGAAAAAATTACCCCGATAATAGAAATGCCATTTAGTCAGCAGAAAATGCAAAGACAGAACTTAAGAGAAGAAGGGAAGAAAAGATGTCAAccaaaaaaagataaaaaagagAAACGTAAACTTCTGACCAGAGAAGAAATCTTAGCTAAAAAGAGGGAACGTGAGAGACTAAGGTATCATCATATTACAAGCAATCCAGAATTACATGCAGAATATCAAAGAAAACAAAATGctaattataaaaaaagaaaagcgCAAAACAAAATTCTCCTCATAACTGACATGACTCCTCGACAACAAAAAAAGCAaagggagaagtggagagcAGAATCAAGGAAAAGATATCAAAAAATTCAAGAAAGAAAAGAAAGGGAGAAACAATCTGTGGGTGAGAATAAAAAAGCCTATTTAACCAAAAAGAGAGAACAGGCGAaactaaaatatgaaaaaaggctAGCGCGAAGAAAAGTAGTCCCAATAAGTGAGATGACATCTGCACAGCAAAGAAAGCAGAGAAAGAAATCGGGGAAAGAATCAAAGAGAAAATATCAACGAATGAAAGGCAAGAAAGAAAGAGATAAACAATCAGGGACTGGAAATAGTTCACCAGAAGATGACAGTTACCCCATTCATTTAATAGAAACCATAATACTACCTAACCCTGAGAATACCGAAGATTTCACCATAGAGACAGATAGTCAGGATCTAATCAACCAAGACATTGAAGATAATCCGGAATTAAATTCAGATTACCAAAGTAGACATGAAAATATTACAATGCGCGAACATATTCCTACAATAGAAATCACAGCTTGTCAGCAAAAAAATCAAATGAACGAAccagataaagataaaaacgAAAACCTCAAACATGAGATCATTGAAGAAGTTTTCACCATAAA from Cydia splendana chromosome 5, ilCydSple1.2, whole genome shotgun sequence encodes:
- the LOC134790833 gene encoding mRNA export factor GLE1-like isoform X1 — protein: MSKLKPENKEEYLAKKREQAKLWYQNIKNNPELYAEYQRKNRQKYEKRLARKKVVPISGMTSIQQRQQRKKWREESKRRYQRKKGKKERDKQSGAENSSPEDDSHPVNLIETILLPNPEITEEDFTIKTHCQDLINQDIEDNPEFNLDYQSRHENNTMHEHIPTIEMTSCQQKNQTEKIEGRKGRLEPDKDKIENLKPENTAEVLTIKMVSEGLSYQSINDNPDLNLSDIGNHERKKAQDKNVPSIEITSHQHQIQRETLRDEGEFNSEEVFFIKTESKGLNYSINNNTELNMDYQAQYERNKEQEKITPIIEMPFSQQKMQRQNLREEGKKRCQPKKDKKEKRKLLTREEILAKKRERERLRYHYIKNNPELYSEYQRKQNTNYENRKAQKKILPINEMTPRQQKQQRKRASGEQNQREDINE